In Natator depressus isolate rNatDep1 chromosome 22, rNatDep2.hap1, whole genome shotgun sequence, the following proteins share a genomic window:
- the C22H11orf52 gene encoding uncharacterized protein C11orf52 homolog isoform X2, whose amino-acid sequence MGNSCSCAGHGRCPSPFKRKKEKQGTRAKQMSQQHQDDRKDLEAAHMYDEVVEFPVYATVNKPRNVKRDDSVHYADIQVFTRARERSAEEVKNLQIQNATEYATLNFPHPRLKYDSRNGTLV is encoded by the exons ATGGGCAACTCCTGCAGCTGTGCGGGACACGG GAGATGTCCTtcaccttttaaaagaaaaaaagaaaagcaag GCACTAGAGCAAAACAGATGAGCCAACAGCACCAGGATGACAGGAAG GACCTGGAGGCCGCTCACATGTACGATGAAGTTGTGGAGTTTCCAGTCTATGCTACTGTGAACAAGCCCAGGAATGTGAAGCGTGATGACAGCGTGCACTATGCAGATATCCAGGTGTTCACCAGGGCCCGGGAGCGCTCAGCCGAAGAGGTGAAGAACCTGCAAATTCAGAATGCGACGGAGTATGCCACCCTTAACTTCCCCCATCCCAGACTGAAATATGACAGCAGGAATGGAACCCTGGTGTAA
- the HSPB2 gene encoding heat shock protein beta-2, with translation MAERTVPHAYPMSTEYEFANPSKIYDQNFGEGVSPAEILAPTLYHGYYIRPRINKQLDRGISEINLNEHKFQVFLDVCHFLPDEIAVRTVDNLLEVTAQHSQKADRHGFISREFTRTYILPLDVDPLRVKATLSHDGILSVEAPRTGGEVEARIKDVKITHQEQPVGMGENLDKGKGQAEP, from the exons ATGGCTGAGCGGACGGTCCCCCATGCCTACCCCATGAGCACGGAGTATGAGTTCGCCAACCCCAGCAAGATCTATGATCAGAACTTTGGGGAAG GTGTGTCCCCTGCAGAGATTTTAGCCCCCACTTTGTATCATGGGTACTACATCAGACCCCGGATCAACAAGCAGCTGGACCGAGGGATCTCCGAGATCAACCTCAATGAGCACAAATTCCAGGTGTTTCTGGACGTCTGCCACTTCCTGCCTGACGAGATCGCCGTCCGCACAGTGGACAACCTGCTAGAGGTGACAGCTCAGCACTCCCAGAAAGCTGACCGCCATGGCTTCATCTCCCGGGAATTCACCAGGACATACATCCTCCCACTGGATGTCGACCCCCTGCGAGTTAAAGCCACGCTGTCCCATGACGGCATCTTGAGTGTAGAGGCTCCCCGAACTGGGGGGGAAGTGGAGGCCAGAATCAAGGATGTGAAAATAACTCACCAAGAACAGCCAGTGGGGATGGGAGAAAACCTGGATAAGGGGAAGGGACAGGCTGAGCCCTAA
- the C22H11orf52 gene encoding uncharacterized protein C11orf52 homolog isoform X1, which translates to MGNSCSCAGHGRCPSPFKRKKEKQGTRAKQMSQQHQDDRKKDLEAAHMYDEVVEFPVYATVNKPRNVKRDDSVHYADIQVFTRARERSAEEVKNLQIQNATEYATLNFPHPRLKYDSRNGTLV; encoded by the exons ATGGGCAACTCCTGCAGCTGTGCGGGACACGG GAGATGTCCTtcaccttttaaaagaaaaaaagaaaagcaag GCACTAGAGCAAAACAGATGAGCCAACAGCACCAGGATGACAGGAAG AAGGACCTGGAGGCCGCTCACATGTACGATGAAGTTGTGGAGTTTCCAGTCTATGCTACTGTGAACAAGCCCAGGAATGTGAAGCGTGATGACAGCGTGCACTATGCAGATATCCAGGTGTTCACCAGGGCCCGGGAGCGCTCAGCCGAAGAGGTGAAGAACCTGCAAATTCAGAATGCGACGGAGTATGCCACCCTTAACTTCCCCCATCCCAGACTGAAATATGACAGCAGGAATGGAACCCTGGTGTAA